A segment of the Ipomoea triloba cultivar NCNSP0323 chromosome 1, ASM357664v1 genome:
TTATAGAACATTGCTGGTAATAAATGTTTGACAAGTGGTAACTTGATATAGAACATGTGGTCAAAACAACATAATTAAAGATAGTGTGCAACAAATGTCAATaatcttcttttaaaaaataaaataagataaatttaAAGCAAAATGGTGGAGCAAGCTTAGTTGTCACCTGCTAGATTCAGCTAAAGTTTGAATGCAATGCCAATCATCACTATCACCTTCCTCTGCCCAAACCTGTCATTTGAACCAATTTTCTGGTAAATTGAAAGGAAGATGGATGTTGAAAATACACTGGCAATAGTAGGCCTGTAGTTAATGGGGGAGTGGGAAGTGTAATGTCACATTTACCTTGATGGTGTTATCATAACTGCATGAAAACAAGATATCCACAGAAGGATGCCATTGCACCATTTTAACATCTTGTGTATGACCTTGCAGCACAGAAACACATTCAAATTCATTACCAGGCAATACTTCCCATATCCAAACTGATTTGTCTCGTCCACAAGTTGCAAGCAGCGTGCCCGATGCATTCCATGAGATACTTTTGACTTCATTTTCATGACCCTAATGTAAGTCCATATCCCAATACAAACTAAAATTAGGACACTTAGAGATGGATGAAGGGTGTAAAGGAAGGATAATTGGGAACAGCTTAGAAGTTGTTGCACAAACATGATACATGGAAACATCAATTCAAATTAGTAAAACCTTTAAACCATTTAAACAGAAACTTAAAGCAAAATCAGCACAAGggttactgttttttttttttttttggggtaagTAATTGTAAACATGAAGTGTAGAAGTACTTAGTAACAGCTGATTCCAAACCAGGTTGCAACAAGAAAATGATAAAGTACTTGTTTCTTTCTCTCACTTCATTCCTCTATTTGGGATTGCATTTTGTTGGGTTAATTGCACTTATGGTCCctaaaatatgtaaaaaaaaataatggtcaTATTAGTCTCTCAATTATATTAATGAGACAACATCACCTCGAATTATGCATCAAGGTGGCAACTTTGTTCCCTATCACTGCAGTCGATAGTTCCACTTAAAATTTTCACATGTTTTGGCCAAAACAGACTTGTTACCATTTAATAGAGGTCCTCAAATCACCGCCTTGTGCATAATTAGGGGTAATATTGGctcaattaagaaattaatttgatcaatccTGCCTATCTTAGGGTCCAAACGTGCAATTAACCTCTTTTTTTTATATGATGTTGGAGAAAGAGGGAGAGGGGTGGGGTTGCAAAACTTTCTGTAAGGAATTAAGATACAAAGTACCTCTAAGGTGGAGACACATTCAAAATCACCTCCAATGTGTTCCCATATAGCAGTAGTGGCATCAAAACTTGCAGTTGCCAGCAATTTGCCAGATGGTGACCATCCACAAGACCTAACAGTTCGTGTGTGAGTCTCCTCTAAAACTGCCTGCATATTGAATATAACAGGTGCTAATGTTAATGAGTAATAAATTGACCTCAATTGCTACACCAAAGGAAACAAAGAATCCTAGAAAACTAGAAAGTATAAAGAAAGCGAGGATAAAAGACATTTACAAAGATCATCAGGCGCATTAAAGATATTAAATCTTTCctatttgttttgatattatatgAAGACTAAAAATCTCTATAGCTGAAATTCACTTCCCTTATCATTGCACAAGTAGAAGCTAACAGCAAAGCAATTAGTGACCGAACAATTTGACTCAAATAACAGACGTAAAAGGAGACGAATAACACAAAGAGGAATGATTCCAGAGACCACTTGGCAAGCCtggtgttaaaaaaaaaaaaaaaaaaaaaaaaaaaaaaaaaaaaaaaaaaaaaaatttNAACTTTGACACAGCAAACATTGTAAACCTAATctgatttctttctttctctccgagaaaattgaatagtctaaataaaaattccaaacCTTGCAATGGAAAGAACCGGATGGGGAGCTCTGTTCCCAAATACGAACGGTCTTATCGCCGCTACAAGAGGCGAGTACTGCGGGTACGCCGTCAGTTCCGGTGGCCGGTTTCCAAGCGACACTCCAGACCCGGTCGCTGTGGCCTTCGAGCCTCTGAATCTCCTTCAGCTCGAAAGTTTTGTCCAAGAAATTCATCACGAAGATCGCGGAGCAGAGCTGCTGTGAAGTGTCGGAGCACCGGCTTTGTGTTACGAGTTCTTCGGCACAGTGCACGCGCCGCCGAGATCAGAGTTTTAACTGGTAAGACCTTGAGAGACCCGTGCACGGCACACCCGCGAAGAAAATACTTGTACCCGCACAATACTCCGCGATTCACTAACAATTATTCCTTTATTGTAAAAAGAATTCAAAACAATAATGGAAATTAACTATTTGTTTGTTTCATGGATTTCGGAATTAAGAATATGAATTAAaatcatagttttttttttttttttaaatagttattgttgtttgtttgaCAACTTTTAAAACGCAATTATAAGATTTGATTATCCTTTAAATTAAAAGATctattccctaattaaaaacgcAACTATgatatttgttttgattttttgttcatattggtgttttggatgtcgttatattaggatcaattgccgtaatttttatttttgtattttttaaacttgTATTACAGAGTCGTACATAACTAAACATCAATATGGACAATTGTTCCAATTctaccatactaccaaacatgtaaatgGTGTTTTTAGTTGGAAACTTTTGCACCCTACTATAGATTTTGATATTCATTATCATGTTTGTTTGCTTATTTTTGTTATCCTACTATTAGAATCAAATcctttagtaattacaaaacaCATTACCCTTTTACTCATCTACTAAATAATGGAATAAAAAATTAgggtgaaaaaaaataaataaaaaagttattgTCCATACATTAAATTtggaattttaatatatatatacacatatatgtgtgtgtgtatagaatTCAGTTCCCGTACGGTTGTGCGgtggctttaggtgcgtaattttcttcttaaggtgcgtgatttgtatgcttaaggtgtgtgagtgttaaagtttaaggtgcgtgattttcctttttaaggtgcgttgtttttccttcttaaggtgcgtgatatgtatgcttaaggtgtgtgagttgtagaaacttaaggtgcgtcattttaaaactttagatgcgtggtttgtgttcttaaggtgcgtgacttgtgtacttaaggtgcgtggtttgtgtacttaaggtgcacagtgtattctcaactgaaggtgcgccatttaaaaaatttaggtgcgtgatttatgtttttagcttaatgtgcgtggtttgtgtgcttaaagtgcgtcgttttaatgcttaaggtgaatACCGCACGGGAAGATATACCTGCACCTGAACCATtccctatatgtgtgtgtgtattagtatttttatatatttaattatttatttatttattttgatttcaattcttatttacTATATCAAACAAAGTGACTCCTTATACTCAAACCTATTACAATTACCTATAAGACATATagatacacatacatatatgtttacctatattaaaatttcatatttaatacatagataatgacatttttgtttttaaatttttttttcctcatttttaatttcattgttcAAAGTAGGAGAAGAGAAGACTAGAAGAGTAATGAATATTCTAATTACTAAAGGATTTGAATTCAATAGTAGGATAACAAAAGTAGACAAACAGACATGGTGATGAGTATCAAATCCTATAGTAGGTAGGATACAAAAGTTCATAACCAAACGCCAACTACTCGTAtgatttagggtgtgtttggttcgcacatggaatcCGAatggaatgggaatcaaatacttggtaatggtaatgaattttggCGAAAgaattttgcatgtttggtagtatagtggaattagaatgattaccaatattgatgtttggtaaatggtaataTATGACCCTATATgggaataaaaaattttaaaatacaaaaacaaaaaatcaaagcaattgatcctaatataatgacatccaaagcaccaatctatctatagtattaataaaaataaaatcttcaaATTTAACATTccgtccaaaacactcctatactattaaggtttgcgtaaaattgtaaaatattgtaatacaattcctattcgtactacaattgtacattaaaataaggTAATGCAattgttaataaaatatatattcttctctactttcctattcgtaatacaattttagattaaaattactaatcgtaataatacagtacatatatttcctacaATGTAGAACCGTCAAAATGGGCTTAGCCCGCCGGGTTTGCCTGTCCCGCCCCGCGAAAAGGGCGGGGCGGGTTTTGATTTTAGACCCGTATTTTGACAGGCTTTTTAGCCCACCCCCGCCTAACCCGCGGACGTGATTGTTAACGAACATGTGGacgaacatgtttgtgaacgtttTCGTTAACggtaacgaacacgttcgtgaatgTATTCGCTtacgttaacaaacactaataaatgcttaacaaacaaacacgaacaaaattttcaaaaaaccttaacaaacaaacacgaacataccaaaatccttaacaaacgaacacaacCCTAAATACTACCCCAATGGGGCTCAAACCTATGACCTcctatttgggagagtcacttcgTGCTACTATATCACAAAGTCATTGACAAATTTTGTCCTTAATTATTCTAAATCTTAAAGTAGAAGAATTAAAATGAACTCACATGTACTTTGACCCACAATTTTATGATACCAATGGTTTTTGAACTCTATGAGTTACACATACATAAACTCGTCTTACAACAAGATTGGTAGGAGACCCTCTAATTTATCAACCAACTTCAGTTCCTTCCAATATGTTCCTAGCAGGggtaaattaatatatttgagctataattaataattttcaagGTCTCATATCATTATTTTATCAATAGTTTTCAATAATTCATCTCTCAAATAATAAGTTTGTGGTCTAATTTCATTGTTATGCCCAATTATTAGTTCAAACTAGTGTTTTACTCGTGTGGTGCACGAAAAAAAATTCgttattatgattttaaataaaaaattttaaaaaaaataaaaagatattaaaatgttcaatataattatatagttagacttttatatatttggtctAGTATCTATTTTTAtagaatacaaaattaaaattaaaattttatttggttactataatctctaatcatatacatatttagataaatttataaaataaatttacataattaaattgatttattcttaattgtattatatatatatatatatatatatatatatatatatatatatatatatatatatatatataaattctaacaatataaataataacaaagaaaattacttaaaattttaaaattttatgagtAAATTTCAACTCTAATTAGACTTATTTTCTTATAAGATTATATAATACGTTATACATGCGgatagtatttattaatatgtatatatacaaattctataatataatttttgtaattataatttatactaatatatttataattaaaataattacatttagaaattttaaaaatagtattttaattttgtatgattaatataatgcataagtatatgtatgtatgtatttaaaaaatttataaatattatgaacacacattttgttaattttataaattcatttattaattacatttcatattttattaattataattaagggaATTGCATTTCATACatgtccctaactatattacatatttagacaaatttataaatatttttgaatttttaattaagagtatgaatttagacaaattttaaaataaattttcttaatgAGTAACCACTatagtaattaacgtgtataattataCCAATAATCAAAATTCTATATAAAAgagtgtatatattttcatattgtacacAACACTATAAATATAGGTTAAGTTTAGTAAATGactattagctgattgtgttGTAGAGTATAACTAGACAACTAGTTGACAATATTAGCTAATTAtaaaaagatatttggtaaattacctgttagttgatagctgtttggtataatattttttcctcaaaaagttaattgaaaaagttgctttgagcaactttttgaattttagcattttggagttacaaaaagctgattaaccaaatacttatattgattttttaaccaagtcaaacaattaatagtgaacaaataagctaaaattgactgataaactaactattttatcaaacatggcCATAAtgtatgtctacataaatggataaaaaaagACATTGATAATAATAGTCGAGaatcaaagtggtgaaattataatagttaattgaccattttaggtaaaagttgcatagttagggactaaattgagcaacttgATAGTCGAgaaccaaagtggtgaaatcttaACAGTCCATAGACCATTTTAGGTCAAACTTGCATaattagggactaaattgagcaattttgttaattaaaaactaaagtGATAAAATCCTAATAGTGGAGAGATCAAATTGAGTATTATGGTTAGTTTTAACTGTGAATCGTTTGGTTCAAATCATAATCAACGATTTACAATGTACCAAAATAAAGAGCCTTAACTGCTATTGTAGTCCATTTGGTGTTCCTTATGGTTACAGTTCGAGACCAATTTACACCGtgcatcaatcattattgcatggatcattgtctacacagctgtgtggaccaaaaaaaaaagtatattatttttgtactgaaggtacattatttttgtactgtaggtacattagttccaatacttggtaatggtaatcaGTGGAATctaattcttttgatgaaggaaaaaggaaatgaatatactaaaacgaaaatggaatattatgaaaaatgaaatgaatatattaatatttcactgcaaatataacacaacttttccctacgaaaaataatattagttctttttatgaaggaaaaaggaaataaatatattcaaaagaaaatgaaatattaggaaaaatgaaatcaacatattaatttttcactagaaatataacacagctttctctacaaacaaattagtaaccaccaaataaaatattagaaaaaaatataaaggaaaaaagaatggaaatgaatattaatttttttatgaaggaaaatggaaatgaatatatttataaggaaatgaaatattaggaaaaacgaaaagaatatattaatatttcactggaagtataacacaactttccatatgaaaaaattagtaaccaacaaatgaaataataagaaaaaattatgaaggaaaaaaggaatgaagatcaatattaattctttttatgaaggaaaaatgaaataaatatatttaaaaggaaatgaaatagtggaataaaagaaagtaattgattaaggtgaaaactatatgataaaggtatgggcctgatcagggggattgtaaccttgatgttctaacaaactcagaattagggaaggaataattaaccaagggatttatgggcaatgcacataagaattcaactcagctactttcgtaatcaataagccgaattaggctacaattgtcccactgtcgtgatgcatcaatcataaccttaagcacctaagcgttgtaagcccccaaaattacctctattttcacagtaggaaaattaggttgaaattggtaaggctcgaggtctccatccaactttcgttgtaatgaatccctctctcagactagcaattaattgtggccatcaatcaataacaagtagaaagaaatccccaaatcaacataaaccctaggcaaaagattcaatccctttatgcaaatGATCATAaaccgaacatcaagattaacaatgaacccctaatccaaacccataaacgaattactcccgcatgatgggagtaaacacgacaaagcaagaataaataaccataaacatcataagaaataaaagggaagagaaacttaactgataaagaacaaatccaacttcaatccaagattccaagcttgaaataaaataatctaatgtaaaactagtctaaactatgctggggaaatataaactaaagctagggttcagaactctgtaagggaactctgtttaattgtagagaataggtagaatatataggaggtagatgggccttggcccattaggcagcttccaattcttttccaacttgtattct
Coding sequences within it:
- the LOC115997366 gene encoding protein CIA1; amino-acid sequence: MNFLDKTFELKEIQRLEGHSDRVWSVAWKPATGTDGVPAVLASCSGDKTVRIWEQSSPSGSFHCKAVLEETHTRTVRSCGWSPSGKLLATASFDATTAIWEHIGGDFECVSTLEGHENEVKSISWNASGTLLATCGRDKSVWIWEVLPGNEFECVSVLQGHTQDVKMVQWHPSVDILFSCSYDNTIKVWAEEGDSDDWHCIQTLAESSSGHTSTVWALSFNFSGDKMVTCSDDLTLKIWSADIARLQSGDVKAPWRHISTLSGYHDRTVFSVHWSREGIIASGAADDAIRLFVENEDKSVDGPTYSLLLKKEKAHEMDVNAVQWNTATDKRLLASASDDGTIKIWELAPQSGGEELSL